Within the Bacteroidales bacterium genome, the region GGGATTATTCCTTGAGTTGAAGGTTTCCAGAACTTTACCCTCCGAGTTCTCTATTCTCAACAGCACTTTACCTTTCAAAGGGTTTCCGTCATTGGCAAAACCGGTGTAAGCCTCCGCCAGTTCCCTTACCGATGCATTCACGGTACCAAGGGCCAGTGAAGGCCCTTCAGGAAAAGCAGAGTTTATGCCCATATTTTTGGCAAGCCGGATGGTTGAATCTATGCCTGCTTTCATCAGTAGCTGTACCGAAATGGTATTGACAGAATTCACCAGTGCATCCCGGAGCGAATAGACTCCTCCATATTTCCGGTTTGCATTGTTGGGCGTCCAGTGGTCATAATCTTCGTAAACAATGCTGTCATTGGGATAGTAATGGCATGGTTCTGCGCCATTTTGAAGGGCATTGGCATACACAAAAGGTTTGAAGGTAGATCCGACCTGTCGCTTTGAAGTGACATGGTCGTATTTAAAAAAACGATGGTCAATGCCCCCGAGCCAGGCCAAAATATGGCCGTTATGGGGATCCATGGCCATAAAGCCTGCATTAAGCATGGAAAGATAATGCTTTACCGAATCAATGGGTGACATTTTAACCCTTTTCAGTCCGTCCCAGGTGAATATCTCCATTGATTTTTCCTCGTAAAGAGAAGATTCCCTGTTCCATATCGATTCATCCTTATAGGCAGGGATACCGGCGAGTATCTCTCTGACCAGGGATTGATGCCTTTGGTTATTGGCGATACTGAGCTGACGGTCGAACATCTTCTGAAGTCCGGGCATGTGTTTGCTTACTGCTTCTTCTGCATATTCCTGCAAGTTGCCGTCTATGGTGGTATATACTTTAAGTCCGTCGGTGTAGAGATTATAGGGTTCTCCGTTGGGTTTGGTATGGTTCTTACACCATTCTTTGAGCTTTGGGCGCAGGTATTCCCGCAGGTAAGGCGCCAATCCATGGTTATGGCCGACGGGAGTATAGTTCACTCTTAGCGGTTTATCCATCAACTTTTGGGCTGTATCCTGGCTGAGATAATTGTATTTTGCCATCTGGGAAAGCACTACATTCCTTCGTTCCCTTGACCTTTCGGGATTTTTACGGGGATTATAGTAGCTGGTGCCCTTGAGCATACCGATTAACATGCAGGCCTGCTCCAGGCTCAAATCTGAAGGAAGCTTGTTGAAATAGAGCTGGGAGGCATTTTTTATCCCAAAAGTATATTCCCCGAAGGGCACGGTATTCAGATACATCTGGAGAAGCCGTTCTTTGGAGTACAGATTTTCCAGCCTCCATGCAATGATCATTTCACGTATTTTGCTTCCTATAAGCGCTATGTGGCTGTCACCCCTTCTGGGATACAGGTTTTTTGCCAGTTGCTGGGTAAGGGTACTGCCTCCTCCCGAACTTTCATCACCCAATAGAATGGTGCGAAACATTACACGGAAGATGCTCCTGGTATCGATTCCATGATGCTCAAAATAACGGGCGTCTTCGGTGGCAAGAAGGGAATGGATGATTTCGGCAGGGATGTGTTCGAAGTGAATGCTGTTCCTGTTTTCGAAATAGTACCGCCCCATCAACTGGCCATCACTGGTATATATTTCAGTGGCAAGCGCCTGCTTGATATTTTTCAGTGTTTGTGTATCGGGAATGTCACCATATTTGCCGTGATAGGTATTGTACCCGGTATAGGCAACCAATCCTGAAAAAAGCATCATGACAATGAGCCACACCCTGGCGGAGGAGAGGTAGGTTTTGAGTTGTTTCTTTAATTGATGGGATTTGGGAATAGCGGGAATTTTGATTTTTCCTGCAGGTTGGACCTCATCCCTTATTCTGATTTCCTTTTTATCTTCGAGGGGTTTTACGGTTCTCTTTTTTTGTTGATCCCGGCCTTTCCGTTGCTCTAAATCTGCTGTTTCCTTTTTACCTGTTTCCTGATGCTGAAAAGGAATTTTTTTGTCAGGGTATGATTTTCTATAGGGGTAATTGCGCCGGATACGCTTTAGCTCGCCATACAGATCACGGACCCTTTTCTTCAGGTTTTCCATTTCCTCTTTTGAAATGGACCCTGTATTCCTGAAATCAAGGATATACTGCTCTATTTCCCGAATCTCATGTAATATTTTGTCTATTTTGTGGTTGAGATCCATGATTTAAGGCTTCGCAAGTGTTTTGATCAAATTCTAAATCAGTAAACTAAATGATTTTTTTTATTTTCAGGGTAGTATTGTTTAGCATGTAAGTCTCTGAACAAAAGTAAGGAATATTCTGGAAAAATGAAAAATTGTCTAATTGGCTAATCCACGTAATCTTTTAATACCTCTTTTAGTCCACCTAGCCTGTTTTGAATAATTTGCCAAACTTCCTCGGCATCAATGCCAAAATAATTATGAGCAATAATGTTTCTAAATCCTACTACCCTTTGCCAGTCAACTTTACCGCTAGTTTGAGCCTTTATTTCCCAGGATAACTTGTCAGCCATCTCTCCAATTACAACAAAATTCATCATGGTTGCATCAAACGATTTTGTATCCTCAAAGAATTCATCGGCATTTTTGAATCCGGCAGTGTAATCCAGTATTTTTTCAATCGAGTCAAGGATTGAAACGATACATGCAAAGTCTTTATGTGATGTTTTAGACATATCGGGCTTGCGAAAGAATATGTTTTTTAATTATCGGTTTAATATATTTTTCCCGGCATATATCAACAGGTCGATTAAATTGTTTTTTAATTTCATCTCCTAACTGTTTCTTTACCATATATAAATCTTTAACCTGGTCGTCGAATTCTACAATTATATCTATATCACTCTGTTCTGATTGATCTCCACTGGCAACTGATCCAAATACTCCAATTTTGGTGAGATGATATTCTCTCATTAATCGATCTTTGTTGCTTGATAAATAGTTTAATATTTGGTAAGTGTCGTTCATATTCAATTTATTTTACACAAAAATACAATTATTTTGGAGTTTTATTACGGACTCATTTTGCTATAATCTGCAATTTTTGCATAAAGTGAATATCTATTTTCTTTCTCTATTATTCATTTACTTTAGTTTATAAGAATCGGAATGAATAGATGAATTGATTACCCGGGAATCATCTTCTTTAGTTCTTCCCAGGAGTAAGTATTGATCACATCTTTGGGTCCCAGCCAGGCTCTCCTGGCCTGGTTGACACCGAAACGCATGTAGCCCAGGTTATCCAGGTTGTGGGCATCTGTGGATAGGGCCATTTTAACGCCTTTATCTTTGGCCATCCTTGCATAGATGTCGGACAGGTCCAGCCGGTCGGGGGCAGCGTTGATCTCCATGAAGCAGCCTTTTTCAGCAGCCGCATCGAGGATCTTTTCCATATCCAGCTCATATCCTTCGCGCTTGCCGATCATCCTGCCGGTGGGGTGGGCCATGATATGGAAATAGGGACTTTCCATGGCCTTCAATACACGATTGGTCTGTTTCTCCCGGCTCAGGTTCATGTTGTAGTGGATGGCCACCACCACAATATCCAGCTTTTTGAGTATGTCATCCGAAAGATCTAGTGTTCCGTCTTCCAGGATGTCCACTTCTATGGACTTGAGGATTTTTAGGTTCTGGATTTTTTCATTGAGTTGGTCCACCGCTTCTATATGCTGAGCCAGCCTTTTTTCATCCAGCCCGTGGGCCATGGTCACCCGTTTGGAATGATC harbors:
- a CDS encoding transglycosylase domain-containing protein, which produces MDLNHKIDKILHEIREIEQYILDFRNTGSISKEEMENLKKRVRDLYGELKRIRRNYPYRKSYPDKKIPFQHQETGKKETADLEQRKGRDQQKKRTVKPLEDKKEIRIRDEVQPAGKIKIPAIPKSHQLKKQLKTYLSSARVWLIVMMLFSGLVAYTGYNTYHGKYGDIPDTQTLKNIKQALATEIYTSDGQLMGRYYFENRNSIHFEHIPAEIIHSLLATEDARYFEHHGIDTRSIFRVMFRTILLGDESSGGGSTLTQQLAKNLYPRRGDSHIALIGSKIREMIIAWRLENLYSKERLLQMYLNTVPFGEYTFGIKNASQLYFNKLPSDLSLEQACMLIGMLKGTSYYNPRKNPERSRERRNVVLSQMAKYNYLSQDTAQKLMDKPLRVNYTPVGHNHGLAPYLREYLRPKLKEWCKNHTKPNGEPYNLYTDGLKVYTTIDGNLQEYAEEAVSKHMPGLQKMFDRQLSIANNQRHQSLVREILAGIPAYKDESIWNRESSLYEEKSMEIFTWDGLKRVKMSPIDSVKHYLSMLNAGFMAMDPHNGHILAWLGGIDHRFFKYDHVTSKRQVGSTFKPFVYANALQNGAEPCHYYPNDSIVYEDYDHWTPNNANRKYGGVYSLRDALVNSVNTISVQLLMKAGIDSTIRLAKNMGINSAFPEGPSLALGTVNASVRELAEAYTGFANDGNPLKGKVLLRIENSEGKVLETFNSRNNPRQVLDEKIAEQITMMLQDAVKRGTARSLPRHYNFSGDVA
- a CDS encoding DUF86 domain-containing protein, which gives rise to MSKTSHKDFACIVSILDSIEKILDYTAGFKNADEFFEDTKSFDATMMNFVVIGEMADKLSWEIKAQTSGKVDWQRVVGFRNIIAHNYFGIDAEEVWQIIQNRLGGLKEVLKDYVD
- a CDS encoding nucleotidyltransferase domain-containing protein, coding for MNDTYQILNYLSSNKDRLMREYHLTKIGVFGSVASGDQSEQSDIDIIVEFDDQVKDLYMVKKQLGDEIKKQFNRPVDICREKYIKPIIKKHILSQARYV
- a CDS encoding DNA polymerase/3'-5' exonuclease PolX encodes the protein NPTEVMNRFVSYEEVKEVIAHGETKSSVILRTGLQVDLRVIPGKSYGAAMLYFTGSKAHNVAIRRIAQEQEYKINEYGIYRGETWKAGQTEEEMYNQIGLSYIEPELRENRGEVEAAQNNTLPNLVTMEDIKGDFQSHTKASDGKFTLEEMAEGARKKGYEYFSITDHSKRVTMAHGLDEKRLAQHIEAVDQLNEKIQNLKILKSIEVDILEDGTLDLSDDILKKLDIVVVAIHYNMNLSREKQTNRVLKAMESPYFHIMAHPTGRMIGKREGYELDMEKILDAAAEKGCFMEINAAPDRLDLSDIYARMAKDKGVKMALSTDAHNLDNLGYMRFGVNQARRAWLGPKDVINTYSWEELKKMIPG